In [Limnothrix rosea] IAM M-220, a single window of DNA contains:
- a CDS encoding DUF3119 family protein — protein MTSAQSTDNIPANHPQVVELKPSYNIPLVLIAAGGAIAFLQIWVGGVIGLFGVFLLIQTLTLRLQFTATDLDIYRSGKLIRQFPYAEWQNWRIFWTSVPILFYFKEVKSIHFLPIIFDPRTLQSELEKHCRRD, from the coding sequence ATGACTTCTGCCCAATCGACCGATAATATTCCAGCGAATCATCCCCAAGTTGTTGAGTTAAAACCCAGCTACAACATTCCCCTTGTCTTGATTGCGGCGGGAGGGGCGATCGCCTTTTTACAGATTTGGGTGGGCGGTGTGATCGGGCTATTTGGCGTGTTTTTGTTGATTCAAACGTTGACATTACGATTGCAATTTACTGCCACTGATCTTGATATCTATCGTTCAGGCAAGCTGATTCGACAGTTTCCCTATGCCGAGTGGCAGAACTGGCGTATCTTTTGGACAAGCGTTCCAATCCTGTTTTACTTTAAAGAAGTCAAAAGTATTCACTTTTTGCCCATTATTTTTGACCCGCGCACCTTACAAAGCGAACTAGAAAAACACTGCCGTCGCGACTAA
- a CDS encoding DUF3086 domain-containing protein produces the protein MSSDPQDRPKLDLKPAPPQPLDIPAIDQTEAAKDSTPAEAIADSVTPEEPTLTPEFQAIQADITVLERQKAALVEEIAALKKEKNSLFNEQTGGLETQVQQFMAKSLQTLEAKQTALQKSVDQLERRRDRIREEMRTTFAGASQDIAVRVQGFRDYLMGSLQDLVMAAEQLDFPSYDDNWSQAATPVPPSEPIKQKLEPPQFAKKNFAARVQHIEATLKQYQMSPDYYGPPWQLRRTFEPIHSDRVKKWFFEQGGRGAVRSMGSRLQNILVASAGLSVLYNMYGDRLRALILANTPERLGEWRRGLQDCLGISRSDFGPNSGVILFENPDALVQKADRLVEDDKLPLIIIDEAEDNISLSLLQYQLWLAFAPEPQSDSSYFF, from the coding sequence ATGAGTTCAGATCCCCAAGACCGACCCAAGCTAGATCTCAAGCCTGCTCCTCCTCAACCCCTTGATATTCCTGCAATTGATCAAACTGAGGCGGCAAAAGATTCTACACCAGCAGAGGCGATCGCCGACAGCGTTACGCCAGAAGAACCGACATTAACCCCAGAATTTCAAGCTATCCAAGCAGACATCACCGTATTAGAACGCCAAAAAGCAGCTTTAGTTGAAGAAATTGCAGCCCTAAAAAAAGAAAAAAATAGTCTTTTTAATGAACAGACTGGCGGCCTAGAAACCCAAGTACAACAGTTTATGGCCAAGAGTCTGCAAACCCTCGAAGCAAAACAGACAGCACTACAAAAATCCGTTGACCAGCTCGAACGACGGCGCGATCGCATCCGCGAAGAAATGCGCACTACCTTTGCCGGCGCTTCCCAAGACATTGCCGTACGCGTTCAGGGTTTTCGGGACTATCTCATGGGTAGCCTTCAAGATTTGGTCATGGCAGCGGAACAGCTCGATTTCCCCAGCTACGACGACAATTGGAGCCAAGCGGCGACACCTGTGCCCCCATCAGAACCCATAAAGCAAAAACTAGAGCCACCCCAGTTTGCTAAGAAAAATTTTGCCGCACGGGTGCAACATATTGAGGCAACCCTCAAGCAATATCAAATGTCACCTGATTATTATGGGCCGCCTTGGCAATTGCGTCGTACCTTTGAACCCATCCATTCAGACCGTGTGAAAAAATGGTTCTTTGAGCAGGGTGGCCGGGGCGCTGTGCGGAGCATGGGCAGCCGCTTGCAAAATATTTTGGTGGCCTCAGCAGGTTTGTCGGTGCTCTACAACATGTATGGCGATCGCCTGCGGGCTTTGATTTTGGCCAATACTCCCGAAAGATTAGGTGAATGGCGGCGGGGTTTACAGGATTGCCTTGGTATTTCCCGGAGCGATTTTGGCCCCAATAGCGGTGTGATTTTGTTTGAAAATCCTGACGCGCTCGTTCAGAAAGCAGATCGTCTCGTAGAAGATGATAAACTACCGCTAATTATTATTGATGAGGCTGAGGACAATATCAGTCTGTCGTTATTGCAATACCAATTGTGGCTTGCCTTTGCGCCGGAACCCCAGTCTGATTCTTCCTACTTTTTCTAG
- the plsY gene encoding glycerol-3-phosphate 1-O-acyltransferase PlsY translates to MPLAIAATFLLIAYLFGSIPTGYLAGKWLQDIDIRHHGSGSTGATNVLRTLGKKAAITVLFCDALKGMIGILLVTLLFAHPEWIAMPIEFKDWMIVGAAFGAVIGHSKSLFLGFEGGKSVATSIGVLLVMTPIVALGTLATFGLVITLSQIVSLSSISGAIAVMILMIVLQKPLPYIIFGVLASMYVIVRHRSNIERIFAGTEPKLGKKFSQGNS, encoded by the coding sequence ATTCCCTTGGCGATCGCCGCAACTTTTCTCCTTATCGCATATTTATTTGGTTCCATTCCGACGGGCTACCTCGCGGGAAAGTGGTTGCAAGATATCGATATCCGCCACCATGGCTCTGGGTCTACCGGTGCAACAAATGTCCTCCGAACCCTTGGTAAAAAAGCAGCCATTACAGTGCTCTTCTGTGATGCCCTCAAGGGGATGATCGGCATTCTCCTCGTGACACTGCTCTTTGCCCATCCCGAATGGATTGCGATGCCCATAGAATTTAAAGACTGGATGATTGTCGGCGCAGCTTTTGGCGCAGTCATTGGCCACAGTAAATCGCTCTTTTTAGGTTTCGAAGGTGGTAAATCCGTCGCCACCAGTATTGGTGTTTTATTGGTGATGACACCGATTGTTGCCCTTGGTACGCTAGCAACCTTTGGTCTGGTAATTACCCTAAGTCAAATCGTTTCCCTGAGTTCCATCAGTGGGGCGATCGCCGTCATGATTCTCATGATTGTCCTACAGAAACCTTTGCCCTACATTATTTTTGGTGTCCTAGCGAGCATGTATGTCATTGTGCGTCACCGTTCTAATATCGAACGTATCTTTGCAGGCACAGAACCAAAATTAGGAAAAAAATTCAGTCAAGGTAATTCTTGA
- a CDS encoding SWIM zinc finger family protein: protein MADSFPQTQWWVQRWLELLDSYRFKKRLERARIYAKEGNVLSIDFVGSKAIAAVQGSEPDPYRVSLTLATFNDEDWKYVIESLGQKAIFSAQLLAGEMPAAIEQVFTQNGLNLFPFTLGDVKSKCSCPDKANPCKHIGAVYYQLGDRFSEDPFVIFQLRGRTRHQILDALKEFRLNQNDTIKTTIEKSKTSPATKTKQKNTAKQSINFEKFWQYDQPLDPSLVVLTPPTDGKTTLEILGQLNLPYEEAQAFQNYLQQVYAIASQQALMQALQGSNP from the coding sequence ATGGCTGATTCTTTTCCCCAAACCCAGTGGTGGGTACAACGTTGGTTAGAACTACTGGATTCTTATCGTTTCAAAAAAAGATTGGAGCGAGCCCGTATCTATGCTAAGGAAGGAAATGTCCTCAGTATTGATTTTGTGGGTTCTAAGGCGATCGCCGCCGTTCAGGGCAGTGAACCAGATCCCTACCGCGTATCCCTAACCCTTGCGACCTTCAATGACGAAGATTGGAAATATGTCATCGAATCCTTAGGGCAAAAAGCAATTTTTTCCGCACAACTACTAGCGGGGGAAATGCCTGCGGCGATCGAGCAAGTTTTTACCCAAAACGGTTTAAACCTTTTTCCTTTTACCTTAGGTGATGTGAAATCGAAATGCAGTTGCCCCGACAAAGCTAATCCCTGCAAACATATCGGTGCCGTTTACTATCAGCTCGGCGATCGCTTTAGTGAAGATCCCTTCGTGATTTTTCAGTTACGTGGCCGCACGCGCCACCAGATATTAGATGCCCTAAAAGAATTTCGTTTAAATCAAAACGACACCATTAAAACAACCATAGAAAAATCAAAAACCTCTCCTGCAACCAAAACAAAACAAAAAAACACAGCGAAACAATCCATCAATTTCGAAAAATTTTGGCAATATGACCAACCCCTTGACCCTAGTCTCGTCGTCTTAACGCCACCGACCGACGGCAAAACCACATTAGAGATCCTTGGTCAACTGAACCTGCCCTATGAAGAAGCACAAGCTTTTCAAAATTATCTTCAACAAGTCTATGCCATCGCTAGCCAACAAGCTTTGATGCAAGCCCTACAAGGTAGCAACCCTTAA